Proteins found in one Nostoc sp. NIES-3756 genomic segment:
- a CDS encoding SDR family oxidoreductase → MTNAANIFLVGASRGVGREIANYLTKQNLQVTALLRSEKSRAELEAIGVQVVLGDAMNVSDVEGAILTDEPIHTVISTLGGTPSDVERPDYPGNKHLIDAALKAGVQKFILVTSIGTGNSVEALTPQVLAALGPVLVEKGKAEQHLVNSGLTYTIIRPGGLKSEPATGNGVLTEDTKVLGSIHRADVAQLVTRSLNCDRTNNKILSAVDKNMLFTPRDFVEFSLD, encoded by the coding sequence ATGACAAACGCAGCGAATATCTTTTTAGTTGGTGCTAGTCGCGGTGTTGGTAGAGAAATTGCCAACTACCTCACCAAACAAAATCTCCAAGTTACAGCACTCCTAAGAAGCGAAAAATCTCGTGCTGAACTAGAAGCCATAGGCGTTCAGGTGGTATTAGGCGATGCGATGAATGTCAGCGATGTAGAAGGGGCAATTCTCACAGATGAGCCTATCCATACTGTTATTAGTACCCTTGGCGGTACACCTTCAGATGTAGAACGACCAGACTACCCAGGAAATAAGCATCTCATTGATGCGGCGCTCAAAGCTGGTGTGCAGAAATTTATCCTGGTAACTTCTATTGGTACAGGAAATAGCGTGGAAGCTTTAACTCCCCAAGTTTTGGCAGCATTGGGGCCAGTGTTAGTAGAGAAAGGCAAAGCAGAACAACATTTAGTTAACAGTGGCCTAACCTACACCATCATCCGTCCTGGGGGGCTGAAATCAGAACCAGCAACAGGAAACGGAGTTTTAACCGAAGATACCAAAGTTTTAGGTAGTATTCATCGGGCTGATGTAGCACAATTAGTTACCCGCAGTTTGAATTGCGATCGCACTAATAATAAAATCCTGTCAGCTGTAGATAAAAATATGTTATTTACCCCAAGAGATTTCGTTGAGTTTAGTTTGGATTAG
- a CDS encoding alpha/beta fold hydrolase — MIFTDFEQTTVKTIQAQINLVKAGHGPALLLLHGYPQTHVMWHKIAPRLAENFTVIATDLRGYGDSSQPESLPNHINYSKRVMAQDQVEVMSELGYEQFYVVGHDRGARVAHRMALDHPHRVKKLALLDIAPTYKMYAATDKEFATAYYHWFFLIQGDNLPETLISANPEYYLRQCLEKWGKDFSAFHPQALAEYIRCFSQPAVIHATCEDYRAAATIDLEHDELDMKQKIQCPVLVLWGEKGIIGRKYNVLEIWRERAIDVSGQSLPCGHFLPEEAPQETYQAIYEFLIN, encoded by the coding sequence ATGATATTCACGGACTTTGAACAAACTACAGTTAAGACAATACAAGCTCAAATCAATCTAGTCAAAGCTGGTCATGGCCCGGCGCTACTTTTATTACATGGCTATCCGCAAACTCATGTGATGTGGCATAAAATAGCCCCTCGTCTGGCTGAAAATTTCACTGTGATAGCCACAGACTTAAGAGGATACGGCGACAGTTCCCAACCTGAAAGTCTTCCCAACCACATCAATTACTCAAAACGGGTAATGGCGCAGGATCAAGTAGAGGTCATGTCTGAGTTAGGGTATGAGCAATTTTATGTTGTCGGTCATGACCGAGGTGCGCGAGTAGCCCATCGTATGGCTTTAGACCATCCTCATCGCGTCAAAAAACTTGCCTTACTAGATATTGCACCCACCTACAAGATGTATGCAGCCACTGATAAAGAATTTGCCACAGCCTATTATCATTGGTTCTTTTTGATTCAAGGTGATAATTTACCCGAAACTCTCATCAGTGCTAACCCCGAATATTACTTACGTCAGTGTTTAGAAAAGTGGGGTAAAGATTTTTCAGCATTTCATCCTCAAGCTTTAGCCGAGTATATACGCTGCTTTTCTCAGCCTGCGGTTATTCACGCTACCTGCGAAGATTATCGTGCTGCGGCCACAATTGATTTAGAGCATGATGAACTAGATATGAAACAAAAGATTCAATGTCCAGTGCTGGTGCTGTGGGGTGAGAAAGGAATTATTGGGCGTAAATACAATGTGTTGGAAATTTGGCGAGAACGTGCAATTGATGTAAGCGGTCAGTCTCTACCTTGTGGTCATTTTTTACCAGAAGAAGCACCACAGGAGACTTATCAGGCCATTTATGAATTTTTGATTAACTGA
- a CDS encoding glycosyltransferase family 39 protein — MNILNYIKRIPFELRYIFVLFISTRIVLTIIGSLSHTFIDKQYGKQYSWSKYVFFDIWGVWDSFWYVDIATNGYSPIGSNPLSPNQTNLAFFPLYPLLMNLLGRVTGGEYFLSGILISNVCLLISGFLIYQIVKAESTQRTALNAVKYLFLFPVAFIYSGVFTESLYLCITLLCFYMAKKQNWLLVGIIGACLALTRSLGVFIILPLLYEYLSSIKFNLNKIRPNICYLLIIPLGLLIFAGYNYYITDNFFFFANNQSAWQRKLINPAQALWKGFSSGVFEPNPKKFLEFIFSFVSLSLLGIFYRKIRFSYWLFGMYSIFIPLTAGIDSMARYVLPIFPLYIICAELSKKRYVDQGLTLFLGMLQGCLMVFWSIGFALVV; from the coding sequence ATGAATATATTGAATTATATCAAACGAATCCCTTTTGAACTTAGATATATCTTTGTCCTTTTTATATCTACAAGAATAGTTCTCACGATTATAGGTAGCTTATCTCATACTTTTATAGATAAACAGTATGGGAAACAATACAGTTGGTCAAAATACGTATTTTTTGACATTTGGGGGGTATGGGATTCATTTTGGTATGTCGATATTGCCACAAATGGCTATTCCCCTATCGGTTCAAATCCTCTCAGCCCTAACCAAACAAATCTTGCCTTTTTCCCTTTGTATCCTCTCCTAATGAATCTTTTAGGGAGAGTAACCGGAGGAGAATATTTTCTATCAGGAATCTTGATTTCTAATGTTTGTCTACTAATCAGTGGGTTCCTAATCTACCAAATTGTTAAAGCAGAATCTACGCAAAGAACTGCTTTAAATGCAGTGAAGTATTTATTTTTATTTCCAGTTGCATTTATCTATTCTGGAGTATTTACGGAATCTCTTTATCTTTGCATAACATTACTCTGTTTTTACATGGCTAAAAAACAGAATTGGCTATTAGTAGGCATAATAGGTGCTTGTTTAGCTCTCACAAGGTCGCTTGGTGTTTTCATTATTTTGCCATTACTTTATGAATATCTAAGTAGTATAAAGTTTAACCTTAATAAAATTAGACCTAATATTTGTTATTTATTAATAATACCTTTAGGACTCTTAATCTTTGCTGGCTATAACTATTACATTACAGACAATTTTTTCTTCTTTGCTAATAATCAATCTGCTTGGCAACGTAAACTTATAAATCCAGCACAAGCATTATGGAAGGGGTTTAGTTCTGGAGTGTTTGAGCCAAATCCCAAAAAATTCTTAGAGTTTATCTTTTCCTTTGTATCTTTAAGTCTACTTGGAATTTTTTATCGAAAAATTCGGTTTTCTTATTGGCTGTTTGGAATGTATTCAATTTTTATTCCTTTGACAGCAGGAATAGATTCTATGGCTCGCTACGTTTTACCAATTTTTCCGCTCTATATTATATGTGCAGAACTGAGTAAAAAAAGATATGTGGATCAAGGTTTGACATTGTTTTTAGGAATGTTGCAGGGATGCTTAATGGTTTTTTGGAGTATAGGTTTTGCACTAGTGGTATAA